The genomic window TTAGGCTTTAAGTTAGTTCGTAATTTTCCTATTGAAGAATGGAGTTTCATTTCGTCGGCGAAATGTAAATCGCAAACACGATAGTTTTCACGTTTCGAGTATTCGATGTCCGTTCGACCAATCGCTATTGtccaatttttaaacttctgaaaaattaagtctttcaagaatatttctatccaagttaacaatttttttacttacctcAAAATTCTTAGGAATCACATGTAAACTAATATCCTTCTGTGTTTTTACACAACCTTTCACACAACAATGAAAAAccatcttaatatttatttaatttttaattaatattttatttgacactatttcagataaatttttgtattagtctgtcaaatttgaccaggcaactatgatcaaaatgattgtagaaatttagaaagtttatgtgatacatacaacgtttttgtaatattcattgCCTATACTGTATAAATTAAGAACTTGATCTACAGTAGTGAAATCTTTTGAACAGAGTGATAAGTTTTTGGAACTCACATGGTAAAAACAGTTTAAGTttcttatctatattataattagttgtctatggtTAGAAGGTAGAATTTATTCGTTACAATTTTACTTTTGCTAGATAATTCTTTGTAACATTTTTCAAGAGGCATAATTGCGGAAATTTTGATTATCGATCTGAATATACCATCTTTCCACCAAGAAGGCTACcaaactgtataaaataatacagaACAGTTTCTTTTGTATAAATCAACTTGCTGAAATGtatatcaataacaaaaacataagataaaaaatcgatttaatatTATAAGCTCAATAATACATCATAAATTAACTTTATATGTCAAAACTAGTTTCCTCAgaggaaattatattttcatgtaaactcatattcatttatatttttagaaagaaaagaTGCGGTAGTATGTgccaatatatattttgatgtatGCGATCATTTACAACCTAGAAAATTTTCAcacttttatttacaaatatgaaAAAGTTTTGACACATTTTTACTAACGTGAAATTAGACAAGTTTAATCCAAATTGAATGAAACTAACTACATACTTGTTGATCAaagaaaattgcataaaataaaaatcaggcAGCCGAAACGGCTGCCTGATTAAGGCATGCAAGGATAAATAATCGATGCGACGCGTATATTGGGTGGTTCGTAGTGGTTCAGTAATATTGGCACTACCAACCTAACAATACCAAAGATTTCTATTAATGGTAAAGGATGCGTTCAATAACGCACTTTGAAATAGCTCTAGCACTAATTCTAATCAAAGGTTATGATCCAAAAACCTTTAACGAAAGTTGCTGAAGATGTTTTTCTctgaaattcatttttatatacttttaaatatgaaattacgAACTTGCGTTTGCTTTTATTTatcgaaataaataatgatttcattAGCAATTTCAACGCACATATTGTAATCTATCTACGTACATGTAAAACTCTATGGTTTTCTGTAAAACTCATTATTTCGAATAACAATAACATACTGAATAACAATagtgtttatatattatttttggtgtGGGATGTATCGGTTGtcaaaatgtcaataaaaagttttccccGATGAATACAAATAaccataaaacaaaaacaatttttttctctttaccgcgttcgaattaaatttaatggaaatatattatgcaaaactttttacattatTGTGGATTCCTCGTATATACCTacgacaaatttttgaattattggtCTAAGAGCCCTTTGTTGTTTATATTACTGGATTATAGTAGGTAtcgttagtttaaaatttatctagtAATATTGTAAATTGACGATAAATTGagaacaaacaataataataataatttttgccgTTTTCATCGTGAAAGGAAACATCGCAAATGATGTCCAACAATACCAATTTGATAAGAATCGAACGCACGTTTGTTCATTTAACTCCggaactccaaaaaaaaaaaatttcttttaagacaaatttttttaaaaacttattaggGCATAAATcaaaatcacaaataataagTATCATATGGGTTTCATTTAATCCATTTCACagtcaaatataaaaacattgatgTGAGATGTTTAGGTTTTTGGAGGTTCAAAGCTCTTTTAAAATAGGGAAACACTGTATGAAATCTTCATTTAGCTGAACGTCATTCGTCAGATCGAAGCCCAGGCACGATAATTGATATTCTTTCTAATCAGGTAATTTAAAGAATGAGTGAAGACATCActccacgctttgaattttacattacaattaaaattatcatccaCTTTTCAGTGCAATAAAGcgttttttttgtgttttttttttttttttttttttttttaaactttgtgtgAGAATCTATTTGGtacgaataataattattagtttctAAAACACAGTGGCCAGTAAcgaacataatataattttaaattaatgtcttgttaacatagataaatgatcaattgttattatttattaaatgataaatagaaatattattttgtatcatCAACAATAATAATCTCATTTACCTACCTAAATTTGCAAATGTAATTGTGTACATGTATACAAAGTCATTTAATGctaatttatcattttctacTATTGTAGAAATCGTACCTTTCAACAAATGGTTCAAATGTGTATTTGttgtgtttaaataatttagggCTAcaaggtggaccattttaatcaatatattaaaaagatattttgtgtAACTAAAGTACagaaattaatcattaaaaaagtatcaaagaaattaaaaaacaaaatcaacagTCTCCTATGTATGGTAAGATTCTTTCTATAAGTTTTTGCCTAATTAAGTAGGTAAGTAATGTTTGCTATTTTATAAGgcatatttttctaattaatagtATTCTTCGATCTCTTATCAGTATCACACGCAAGATGATTTCTGGATGAAGATCCAAACTGAGGGTATGTAAAAAAACTGAGCAAGCGGTATTTTATTTCCTACATTTACAGAGTGACACATTTTAATCGATAAGTTAATAAATCTTCTATGATTTCTAAAATGTAGGAAAAATTTTCCAACTCAAATTGTTGAACTAAAATGCTCGCTTATCGATTAAAATGTGTCACTCTGTAAATATAGGAAATAAAATACCGCTTGCTCAGTTTTTTTACATACCCTCAGTTTGGATCTTCATCCAGAAATCATCTTGTGTGTGATACTGATAATACTTGCTTACACAACACATAActccaataaatattataaaattgagttTGTTAGGTTGCAAGGAGAGTTGgtttattgtttgaaatatttgttggtCTAGGTTTGAAGAAATTAAATACAGAGTAAATACAGAGATACGTTGGAGAGAGAAGTGACAAACATACCTGTAAATACTCAGTGTCATTGTCCAGCATTGAACAACCGGCGCtctaaaatattgtttgaaatggatttcaagaaaataatcaattttattgtaagGTTGTAATGCTTTAAAAGAATGTGCAAGAGAgcttaatgattttttttacacaagGCAGTCAAATAAGTTAAAGACATTCAAATAAATGGCACTGCCTTTCAAACTAATCTAGCCCAGGTAAGGTAGTAGATGCCGTACCTATCGGTTGGATACCCTTAGATTATAAGACTCATTCTGTTgacataaaaaaatctagaataATATGAAGACATTGTCATTTCTTGAAAAATGAGGAATTGTCTGTGGGTTATTGTTTTTTCGCTTTCTTATCGTTTTTGTCTCAGTAAGTGGCCTTGTACTAGCTTATATAGAATATTCTATAGAACTTCTATTTCATTTTAACAACATATGATTTGCCACTTGTAATTTTCGCTCTTATGTGTCAATCTTTATACCACAGTCATGTTGGAGCTTAAAGCCTAATAATACCTCGTTCACTGTTTAAGGATTACATCGCCGCTTAGCAATCAAATAGGGCaacaatatttatgaaaaatgctATTTAACTTGGCAGTGATTTCATTGATAATCATAGTCTCTGTTATAATGTTTGGATATTACCTTCTTTTTAGGAGCCTGTGATCATAGTTTAATGttcatttatcaaaatcgaTTTGTGCAAtacttgtttatatatattgttactTACAGATAATACACAATATCCTAGACTGTGAGCAATGTATATTCAGTACTACGGTGCATTGATTATCGTTCATTGAAAATGTCGATTAGTTATGTACAATTAAGTCGAAAATTATTACCATGAAACCTTTCAAAAACAAGATAGGGTGTATTTATTCTGAAATAAGACCATCTAGTACTCTAAGTGTTGAGTAGACGTGGCTTCGATGATTGCTCCGTTAGCGGTAATTGGAAGAGTTGTACCTTACCTAATTTTATATTCGAAAACACTTCCTTTCCTCAAAGTATTTGCTCTTAtccttattcaaatttttaccaAATCGAAAAGCTTGACTACccttaaaaaatgttactgcaattaattttttggatgcTGAAACAGCATCTTGTCTCgactttttaaaagtttgaataCGTAatctctatcacatccaaattttataaaatattcataaatcaagtatatgtaatcctactaaactttggccatacttttcaaatttctcatcaaaattaaccaagctctaataggtttctaGAATGTGGAATTTTGGTCCCGTAATTAAGCAGtaataagtgatagctagcgaaaaaataatatcacatctgaaaagaaagacccaaaataagtgggtatcaaaaaaaatttcaataagatcggatcaaattggccagtgttataaaaaaatagaattttttaactttatgacgtcatcagaatttaactttgctttatcacattcaatttttttccaattttgataaaccaattatgcaatcctactaaatttgggtcatatttttcaaatttgtgataaaataaaattagaggtaataggtttcaagaatgtggagtcctggtcctttaaataagtgataactagcgaaaaacgaACATCACAGCTAAAAAGTAACCCAAATGACcaaaaattagtaggtttcaaaaaaaattccaataattcCTGTTAGTTGatactatcattttgaaaatatattaaatttgaacaattgAAGCCAACCCACAGTTCCGTatctctaatagtttttgagatatcatgaaaaattaacacggtttttagaaatgttataattttgagtttttcttttgtatgtTAATGttcccaataaaaaaataaacaacttttgtttcaaacaattttttttcgtaaatattgttTCGAATACTTGGTTTTCTCGTGAGGGGGCAGATTAGGGAATAGCTTTGGTGTCGCAGCTTTTCATCGCCTTttgcgattttagttttttttgttgtaaggCGTATCATTAAAACATTGATCGAAGAGATGAAACGAGAAACGACGAAAGAATAAATTTTCCACCAGTTTATTGGCCGGCAAAAAGGGAAACACGACACGACAATTTTACAGCAAGTTGTCAGCAACGGTACTATAAAGCATCTCTACTAATAAAACTCTCTGGGAGTCATGTTATTGGAATGAATAATACTATGTGGAGACGTGTGAACCAACTGTGTAGGTAAATCTATCTAATGTAATAAATGGAAATGTATAAGTTATGTTGTACCCAATATAAATGACTATTTTGGATGAATGTGTGTAAACCAAATCACCCCTAAAATTTGGTGTGATGGCTTAAATAATGGGGTAATATGGTTGAGTTCACTGATTCGTATGtacaacaattaatattttaacaaataagtgTACACAAATATTTTACGGTTAACTAATAaggataacaaaaatatttctatggtATTTCAAAAGCCACTCTCTTCTGGTACGAGAGCTGGCAACTTTTTtgagagtttattttaaaataaaggatATCTGTGAGATATGGCGCCAATAccgaaagtttaaatgtaggttatattgaagaaaataatccCAATTTTGTGAATAATGCTATACTGCTATAATGGTGTGCATGATTCTAAGACAGtttattctatatttaatatGCATTTTCCCAAAATTCACTTAAATGcttatgaaaatatgaattgaCAAACCGCATGCATATagcaaaatttgttcaaaaaattatcataaaatggactaaataaaatcattgtgTTTTAATATATTCACTCATACAGAGCATATTGttcattataataaacaaatgtgTAAGTACGGTCGAATGATTCCAAACCTATATTCATTATACAGTATGTTTTAAGACCGTGCAACTACAGCGATAGTACTAAAAATTATGCAGCGGTACCAAATTATGCTTTATAATATGATATAATGTTAAGAAATCGGCATTATTTCATGGAAATGTAGACTAGTCTTTAGCTTGAAAAACTGTCTATGATTTAGACAAATCTCacattaattgtaataatttttttagtaaaatgtttATAGCAAGTATACTCCAGTAATTCTTCTTCATGGTTTCTTCGAAATACAACAACTTAACGACGGTCTTTTTTTTCTACGCAAATTGTATCTAAACACAATTTATACTATTGATAAAAGATATAAAACTGACAAATACTGTCGATTTAGATACGTTTTAGGGCGTTACGAATTATTAAGCAAAAGTCTAAGTATATCAAATCTCCGACTTTTTTTCGTAtaggttttaaatttaacttaaaaaactaACTCACATATGATTTAAGCACTtgtgtatatataaaactttagcATTCCGAggtgtttttaatttgttaatctGTATATTCTATTTTAGCGCTAAGATGTCAGTGTcacgagtaaaaaaaaagtaaaccatACTTAAACAGCTCAGCCAATACGATGTACTCTTTTGTATGTGTATGGTATGCAATTGGCCTCTATTATACCGCAGGCTGAGGCTGTTTTAAGATTGGAAAAGACTTGATTTAGATTTCAGGAAATAGAGGGGGGCGACATCAGCTCTTAATACATATACATTCCTATTATTTGTTAGAGATCCAAGTTGATTACGTCGTAACAAATAATGACTACAGCAGCTGTCTTTCCCCATTCCGTATttacttgtatagtcatggacCGAAGGATGGGCTGCTCATAGCAGCTGCTACGGTAGATCTGTATTTACTAGGTCCATttatttgacttacttgggtaaagtatttatttatgacaaaatacaaTTGTATTTATGATATctttcttaaatttcattttgccCCTTTtagatcaaatatttttgtttgcctCCACCTTGGTTCAAAATCTGGAGTATATAGTTGTCAAGGATATTATCAGAAATCtcgtttaaaattagtttttcacgtttgtttttctttcttactgttttgacattttgtacataaacatattattctatattgataaaattcaatagagATGATATTGGTTGAAGTTCGATAGAGTTGGTTGTTGACGGTTTGGATGGATATGATGTGATGAATTATGGTGTAAAGCGTTTATGCTCTGTTACTATTACTGATCagttactttttttcaattagaaCCAACAGAGAGAGAGCGTGAATGACATAGAGATGGAGAGAAAGAATGAAAGATAGTAGAGAGAACTTAATCAAGTATTGTAATTGTTCAatcaaatgaattattatagttgtacaatcaaatatttcataacattttatataatgtggtgtatttattattttacatggACATCTCTAATcaaagaatattaattattttgtttcaactgatttatttattgtttatacgtTTAATatatgttgtaaaaaataaggtggtgagattttttttaactatgttgtataataataaataaaatacaatatttttattatagtacCGTCAGCCCAGCAAATGAACTCTAAAcagtttattaaatgaattgcaAAATTAAGTTTTAGAAGGTTTAAGTATACAGAATACAATTCTTGAAATTCCTCACGATATTTAAGGtaagttattttgttttattcgcaccgtgtgtgagttttatttgaggcgtttccatggtaacgatacactactttaattatcgaattgtatggatgcaaatataattgtatggattgcatttatgacttacattgaaaatttattattattgtctcacaaatttaaataaataatgatgaatttacatttgaaaaataatgtttgtgaaatttgatttcttattttcacaatttttaatgcatttaagtttaatgaattagtgtttttcaataattttaatttgacattttctataacattaacatgtaaagaattgcaaattagtcatgatagcctcctttatcgtcaaaatttttcactggaagcgctggcatcaattttattgtccctaccatgaatACGCACACGACGAATGAGgacctttcaaaaaaataagtgtGTGTCTTGATACTACGAAAAATTGTGACGATTAACTAACGGCAAAATttggtcaattttttattatatggtaCTAAGTgggtaaatttcaataattaaaaaaattctacaaacTTCAACATACCTTTTACCAATTCTTCAGCTGAATAATGGTAATTTTTATGTGCTGAGTGTACTATTTATTAAAGCAAGATCAAGAGGAAGTTAAAATTCTCAAAGAACCATTCATTATtccataaaatcattaaatacgATATATGtatttactcaaaaataaattaaattgtttttcgagGTCTTTTATGTACAATAATACACTAGTTTAATAAGTTTAGAGTGTAAATAACATTGAAGAAAACAATTAAACTCGAGATTCATGGAAATGGTGAAATAGGGGTTGATTTTTGAGGTTGAAACCGTTTTTTTTAGATTAAGGGCAAAAAATGACTTCTTAGCAAAACTTTTAGTAGAAAAGTTCTAGTATGAaaccgaaataaaaatattatttgagatTTATTCCCACATATAACgttttttcgaaagtgtttaAACTAACGACGTCCTTACTATAATTCTTTAAatgttatacttttttaataatttacatgtCTCGGTTTCCTGTATATTGGtaacgaaaaattaacattactCTCAAAACAGACAGACTGGCCTGTATGTCTATCTAcctaataggttggctgataagtccccggtctgacacatagatggcgtcgctagtattaaatgcatattatttttatatagtaccaaccttcaaatgattcgtgtcaaaatttgacgtctgtaagtcaattagtttgtgagatagagcgtcttttgtgaagcaacttttgttattgtgaaaaaaatggaaaaaaacgaatttcgtgttttgataaaatactgttttctgaagggaaaaaatacagtggaagcaaaaacttggcttgataatgagtttccggactctgtattttttcccttcagaaaacagtattttatcaaaacacgaaattccattttttccatttttttcacaataacaaaagttgcttcacaaaagacgctctatctcacaaactaattgacttacagacgtcaaattttgacacgaatcatttgaaggttggtactatataaaaataatatgcatttaatactagcgacgccatctatgtgtcagaccggggacttatcatgTTACCACCAGTATGCTTGTATGCCTACCTACCATTcgcaatattttttcttatttcaacaTCGAGAATTATTCTAAAAGTAATGCATTTTGGCATTATTTGACCAATAAGGAAAATAGTGTcatgtagtttataaaaaatatgtacacaCAGTTTCAAATTCGTTGATAATACTCAATAAAATGGCACGAACTCTTCCAATATAAATGGCAAACTACTTACTCTCTTGTCAGGCGTAATTACCTTGTGTTAGCACAGAATTAACTATTATGAACTCCtattatgaaaaagaaaagagataagTGCATACTTtgcatgtaaaaaaattatttgctagaCAATAGAATACACCGGTAGTCATATATGCTATGATAACTCTTAATCACCTATTGAGCTCTTTTTTCATAGAACGCCATAAATAGGAAGGAATGTAAACGTATCCTTAAAAATAGCTCCCAGACAGAATTGATGACAATTCCAAGCGTTTAATACTCCTTCCAGAGAAGACTGGGTGCGAAAAGCCAGTAGTAAAGAACGTTCTCATTGATAATTTTCACGAATGATCAATGATCAAACACAAGTGCTGGTGTGTATACAGAAGCGTTGAAGAAAATTCAGCACAGGCTCAAATATGAGTGCGGTCTTCCTTCCGAAATTAAGGTATTGCTGAGTTTTGAACCAGTGGCTGTCAAAGACCCGATGAGACAAAAATCATCCCTTGCTAAATTCTTAGATAAAGTGAGATGACGAAGAGCACTATGGCAGATAAGCACTAGCAGTAAGGAAAAGAAATGCATAATTTCAATTCAGCACTTTCGTCGTGATAAATTAATAGCTCATAACCATAGGCACATAAATTAAAGCAAATGTTCCTTTCATTATCAATAGGTATCCTGATGATTATCCCAaaggtaaaataaatgaaagagTTTTATGCGCCGTACACGTATTATACGTAATAACGATACCTATTAAAAGTATTactatttcatttcaattttatctactatccttattatattatgtacatattatacatatagataTTTTGTAATCCAACATAGGCATTTATAGGATCAAAAGATTATCCTTCTTGTTTCAAATATACCAGTAAAAATCTTTATGCAAATCTACTCAACAAACAAACATAGTTTGTTATGGTGAAAGATAGTCAGTCAAAAACATACTTTCACATTATATAGCAAACAAATGAATTGGTATTTGGTACAAAGCATTATCTaggtaaagaaaaaaatattaaaagctgctaggtaattttgtttgtattctaataatttttttaattcaagcaTTGTGAGACTTCAATGAAGCGAAAATTTCACactgagaaaaaataaatttaaatcatatgAGTTGCCTCAACTTCGCGGCGGAGCTGTCAATTCCATGGAATTGAGGTACGTCATTAGCAATTCAtcctaataattattaatttagtttgatgattattattattaattccaaaaaaataatatttggttcgATTGAAGAAATGTGTTCAATTAAAACTGTTTATTCTTGtgacaatacaaaaaaattgtttgtgcaACGTTGGTAGCTTTGATTcggaagcgaaagcatttgacgtaaaatcgattcaaattgACTATCAACTCTCTGGTTTTTACAATTGATTTATTGGATAAGGTTTGAATATCCGTCAATTGTTCAACTATTTTATTATCCTGATCCTGatctattataaatgtgaagttTTGTGAGGATGTATGGATATCAATTATAACTATATCTGCTTACTTATAGGTATATATTCTAAACATATAGGAATGTGTCACATTTgagtgttatttttttctctaaatgatgcaattttttctaaaaatctcgATTAAATACTGGCTATGCTTgcctttatacataatttagcGGGTTGTTTATATAGGGTATTattgttagtcaaaaataaataatgaaatttaaaaaaaaattaaaatttatgtaaaaatatacttaaatattctgatttcgagtcataaaagcacatttttcttttataattttaaaattaaaaattttaatttttaaactgtatatcacgtgaccaaaaacgcgggtaagccctgatGTCATGTTATATCGGTATGAACGATAGagcatcagttagttcagtgtagacagttgggtataatatatccatagataataagtatttatatttattataatcagatgtctatgaatatatctgtcaaacttatatgtgttattttgtataatgataccgatattacgtcatcaaagtggatgcccgcgtttttgacagtttaaaaaaggtttaaaatttaatttaagtttttgacaagaaagcgtgtgtttttgttccgaaataaatttttggtggctttttattagcaaaatcaacattttgaagtactttttcaaaaatagtagaataccctattattttaatcaatcctATCcctctatatttattatatttcttcatACAAGTCAATACTATAAgtcaaaaagaaattatttcaattttttaaatcaaaatatattttcatttatgtttcTTGAtcgaatgtttcaaacaatcactcgtgaaaattttcaatattttctttcaatatgttaaattaattttaaaacaaattgattgaaatgttgaaaaaagtttcagGCCAATTGTAGATTTATTCTTTGTactaattattttgttgtatcaaaaacaaattcattcATCCAATTGAAATTTAGTGGGCTCAACTGTACCTAAAAGTTAACTTCAATTCCCTCGCGCAGATGGTTTGAAAAAAGCTACATAGTTACATAAGCAGTAATTTGTGGGGCTCAAATGATGAAGTTTCTTCATCAAAACAAAAGCTTTTCATTTCTTAGTagctactatttttattttatttattattacttttttatatttattttgacaaaaaaaaaatacacagacGATCTGTCAACACAAATCTGTTGGCATTTATAAGTGCCTAAAACATGGCATTTTATGTACGAGATTAGAAGATTcggataatataaaaaaagatatacattATGTATGAAAACGAAGCAAACATCCCTTACGctgttaaaaaatacaatgtaaTACATTGTTTCTCTTTTTTGTTACaagaaattgaatattataaaagtgtAATTCAAACTCCTTTATCTAACCGAAATTTGCTaccaaaatgtaataaaaaaacttcagaCAAGGggacatacaattttattaaaattggcatatttaCATAATTCTAATTCAATAGCGCTTTTTTATAGTTGTCtgttataattcaaaatattattgcatttttttgacGCTATTTTTTGAGGTTTTTCGAActatttaaaacagaaaataattcttGTTATTTGTTCGcaattattgagaaaaaaaatctccaaattttaaagataagaattgtttctttacttttgctgCTCTGAAAAATA from Chrysoperla carnea chromosome 2, inChrCarn1.1, whole genome shotgun sequence includes these protein-coding regions:
- the LOC123292801 gene encoding uncharacterized protein LOC123292801, with translation MVFHCCVKGCVKTQKDISLHVIPKNFEKFKNWTIAIGRTDIEYSKRENYRVCDLHFADEMKLHSSIGKLRTNLKPNAFPSLHLISSQFLHAETLNINLNKTASKRPGE